A window from Salinigranum halophilum encodes these proteins:
- the aceA gene encoding isocitrate lyase, translating into MSDAPLEPTEMDSDTFTRDVDNPMARELRRKFDEQTYVFAPGLYHALDARLAEMTGHDAAYMSGYSTVLGQFGFPDLEMVTMTEMVENAKRIVEACNIPVIADCDTGYGGVHNVRRAVREYEKAGVAAVHIEDQTSPKRCGHIAGKQIVSREEARSRFEAAVDAKQSEDTVVIARTDAYGSANGDWEEHLERGRIYADAGVDLVWPEMPDPSREDAIDYAETIHETHPDLDLAFNYSSSFAWSQEEDPLTFQELGEMGYKYIFITLFGLHSGAHAAYEDFRRLATDAEEAQFDLEGRYLDHPTESHHELSFVSRYQDIEMEFDAAARERIEGSAGFSEEQSEPLTSEGETAPGAESDDD; encoded by the coding sequence ATGAGCGACGCGCCCCTCGAGCCGACCGAGATGGACTCGGACACGTTCACCCGCGACGTCGACAACCCGATGGCGCGCGAACTCCGCCGGAAGTTCGACGAGCAGACGTACGTGTTCGCCCCCGGGCTCTACCACGCGCTCGACGCCCGACTCGCCGAGATGACGGGCCACGACGCCGCGTACATGTCGGGGTACTCGACCGTGCTGGGCCAGTTCGGCTTCCCCGACCTGGAGATGGTGACGATGACCGAGATGGTCGAGAACGCAAAGCGCATCGTCGAGGCGTGTAACATCCCCGTGATCGCGGACTGCGACACGGGCTACGGTGGCGTCCACAACGTCCGCCGGGCCGTGCGCGAGTACGAGAAGGCCGGCGTCGCCGCGGTTCACATCGAGGACCAGACGTCGCCGAAGCGCTGCGGCCACATCGCGGGCAAGCAGATCGTCTCCCGCGAGGAGGCCCGCTCGCGCTTCGAGGCCGCCGTCGACGCGAAGCAGTCCGAGGACACGGTCGTCATCGCGCGAACCGACGCCTACGGCTCGGCGAACGGCGACTGGGAGGAGCACCTCGAACGCGGGCGTATCTACGCCGACGCCGGGGTCGACCTGGTCTGGCCGGAGATGCCCGACCCCAGCCGGGAGGACGCCATCGACTACGCCGAGACCATCCACGAGACGCATCCCGACCTCGACCTCGCGTTCAACTACTCGTCGTCGTTCGCGTGGTCCCAAGAGGAGGACCCGCTCACGTTCCAGGAACTCGGTGAGATGGGCTACAAGTACATCTTCATCACGCTCTTCGGACTCCACTCGGGTGCCCACGCCGCCTACGAGGACTTCCGCAGGCTCGCGACCGACGCCGAGGAGGCGCAGTTCGACCTCGAAGGGCGCTACCTCGACCACCCGACGGAGTCCCACCACGAACTCTCGTTCGTCTCGCGGTACCAGGACATCGAGATGGAGTTCGACGCCGCGGCGCGCGAGCGCATCGAAGGCTCGGCAGGCTTCTCCGAAGAGCAGAGCGAACCCCTGACCAGCGAGGGCGAGACCGCACCCGGCGCCGAGAGTGACGATGACTGA
- a CDS encoding ABC transporter ATP-binding protein — MTSAIEVENLQKQYGDVKALRGVDLTVPEGSFFGLLGPNGAGKTTFINILVGLVRKTGGRAAVFGHDVETDYQAARDCIGLAPQEFNVDQFFPIRDILVHKAGYHGIPRAEARERAEDALKQVGIWEKRDTRFNWLSGGMKRRFVLARALVTEPDLLILDEPTAGVDVQLRRDLWELITELNDRGTTILLTTHYIEEAERLCDEVAILDEGRVVEVASPDELMNRGTDRVRVTLRNPPTEVPDIVAGNGQVEAVELVDSDIVVTTREGGLLAPDLLRELDRKGFEIVDLDISRTSLEEVFVEMTHSQETIPAGGVE; from the coding sequence GTGACATCTGCCATCGAGGTCGAGAACCTTCAGAAGCAGTACGGCGACGTGAAGGCGCTGAGAGGCGTCGACCTGACCGTTCCCGAGGGTTCCTTCTTCGGTCTCCTGGGGCCGAACGGCGCGGGCAAGACGACGTTCATCAACATCCTCGTGGGCCTCGTCCGCAAGACCGGCGGCCGCGCGGCGGTGTTCGGCCACGACGTCGAGACTGACTACCAAGCCGCACGCGACTGCATCGGACTCGCCCCCCAGGAGTTCAACGTCGACCAGTTCTTCCCCATCCGCGACATCCTCGTGCACAAGGCGGGCTACCACGGCATTCCCCGCGCCGAGGCCCGAGAGCGCGCCGAGGACGCACTGAAGCAGGTCGGTATCTGGGAGAAGCGCGACACGCGCTTCAACTGGCTCTCCGGCGGCATGAAGCGACGCTTCGTCCTCGCACGCGCCCTAGTGACGGAGCCGGACCTGCTCATCCTCGACGAGCCGACCGCGGGCGTCGACGTCCAGCTCCGACGCGACCTCTGGGAGCTCATCACCGAACTCAACGACCGCGGTACCACCATCCTCCTCACCACACACTACATCGAGGAGGCCGAACGGCTCTGTGACGAGGTGGCCATCCTCGACGAGGGCCGAGTGGTCGAGGTGGCGAGCCCCGACGAACTGATGAACCGCGGCACCGACCGCGTCCGCGTCACCCTGCGGAACCCGCCGACCGAGGTACCCGACATCGTCGCCGGCAACGGCCAGGTCGAGGCCGTCGAACTCGTCGACTCGGATATCGTCGTCACCACCCGTGAGGGCGGCCTGCTCGCGCCCGACCTCCTCCGTGAACTCGACCGCAAGGGCTTCGAGATCGTCGACCTCGACATCTCGCGGACCTCTCTCGAAGAGGTGTTCGTCGAGATGACCCACTCACAGGAGACGATTCCCGCGGGAGGGGTCGAGTAG
- a CDS encoding ABC transporter permease has translation MSLLSVVLALVSQVSTVGFRTVARREVERFLRRPKNTFAPPLITNVLYFSVFGVILGQRINSINDVPYILFILPGLVVLGAISNAFENASFSIFHGRWNRYIEEALTSPLSYSTMVAGYTVAGVVRGLLVGFLIAVVGAVFTSVGVARPFYLVAFGLVITFLFASIGIVGGLWADDWDDLTMMNQFIVRPLVFFGGVFYSIAELPPLLRDISLLNPMVYMVNGVRFGFLGQSEVDPNVSLVVLTGLTVALVGLNITLFKRGYGLTE, from the coding sequence ATGTCGCTCCTCTCTGTCGTCCTCGCGCTCGTCTCGCAGGTCTCGACCGTCGGCTTCCGGACGGTCGCTCGTCGTGAGGTCGAGCGCTTCCTCCGCCGGCCGAAGAACACCTTCGCTCCTCCCCTGATTACGAACGTCCTCTACTTCTCGGTGTTCGGGGTCATCCTCGGCCAGCGGATCAACAGTATCAACGACGTGCCGTACATCCTCTTCATCCTCCCGGGGCTCGTGGTGCTCGGGGCCATCTCGAACGCGTTCGAGAACGCCTCCTTCTCTATCTTCCACGGCCGGTGGAACCGCTACATCGAGGAGGCGTTGACCTCGCCGCTCTCGTACTCGACGATGGTGGCCGGCTACACCGTCGCCGGAGTCGTTCGGGGACTGCTCGTCGGGTTCCTCATCGCCGTCGTCGGCGCGGTGTTCACGAGCGTCGGCGTCGCCAGACCGTTCTACCTGGTCGCCTTCGGCCTCGTCATCACCTTCCTGTTCGCCTCTATCGGCATCGTCGGCGGCCTCTGGGCCGACGACTGGGACGACCTGACGATGATGAACCAGTTCATCGTCCGCCCGCTGGTGTTCTTCGGCGGCGTCTTCTACTCGATTGCCGAACTCCCGCCGCTTCTCCGCGACATCTCGCTCCTCAACCCGATGGTGTACATGGTGAACGGGGTTCGGTTCGGCTTCCTCGGCCAGAGCGAGGTCGACCCGAACGTCTCGCTCGTCGTCCTCACGGGGCTCACCGTGGCCCTCGTCGGGCTGAACATCACGCTGTTCAAGCGCGGCTACGGCCTCACCGAGTAG
- a CDS encoding SDR family NAD(P)-dependent oxidoreductase translates to MPTVFVTGAASGIGRATVLRLAGRGHRIHAFDVDADGLSSLPATVETHVGDVTDEERVRAVLPTDLDALVNCAATYELGAVEDADWDDVEDQFRVNVFGTLAVTRTALPVLRANDGRVVTLSSVLGRASLPLHGVYAGTKHALEGVFDALRAEQDDVDVVLVEPGAVKTGFNERAKAGLDDEQSPHRDLYDRVSDHYDPGGVPPERVARVVVEAVESPTPKARYPVTGQAWLLLACRTLLPERLYDRVVLARVRNRSVFRASLELVTSAVSQRFVRALGRRR, encoded by the coding sequence ATGCCGACCGTGTTCGTGACCGGTGCCGCCTCCGGAATCGGCCGTGCCACCGTGCTCCGCCTCGCCGGACGCGGCCACCGCATCCACGCGTTCGACGTCGACGCCGACGGCCTCTCGTCGCTCCCCGCTACGGTAGAGACCCACGTCGGCGACGTCACCGACGAGGAACGCGTCCGTGCGGTCCTCCCGACGGACCTCGACGCCCTCGTCAACTGCGCCGCGACGTACGAACTCGGCGCGGTGGAGGACGCCGACTGGGACGACGTTGAGGACCAGTTCCGCGTCAACGTGTTCGGGACGCTCGCGGTCACCCGGACGGCGCTCCCCGTCCTCCGAGCGAACGACGGCCGCGTCGTCACGCTCTCCTCGGTGCTGGGTCGCGCCTCGCTCCCACTGCACGGCGTCTACGCCGGGACGAAACACGCCCTCGAAGGCGTCTTCGACGCGCTCCGCGCGGAGCAGGACGACGTCGACGTCGTGCTCGTCGAACCCGGGGCGGTGAAGACGGGATTCAACGAGCGAGCGAAGGCCGGACTGGACGACGAGCAGTCGCCACACCGCGACCTGTACGACCGCGTGTCCGACCACTACGACCCCGGTGGCGTCCCGCCAGAACGGGTCGCCCGCGTCGTCGTCGAGGCGGTCGAATCCCCGACGCCGAAGGCACGATACCCCGTCACCGGGCAGGCGTGGCTCCTGCTCGCCTGTCGCACACTCTTGCCCGAACGCCTCTACGACCGGGTCGTGCTCGCGCGGGTTCGCAACCGGAGCGTCTTCCGGGCCTCGCTGGAACTGGTCACGAGCGCCGTCTCTCAGCGGTTCGTGCGCGCGCTCGGCCGCCGGAGGTAG
- a CDS encoding gamma-glutamyltransferase family protein — protein sequence MPAPDLDRFTSRRSTVYGSRGVVATSQPLAAEAGVELLREGGNAFDAAVAAAAALNVVEPTSTGLGGDVFALYRTADGDVGALRSCGGAPASATLDAVRAAVGDDGTRDDEVEMPFRGPHTVTVPGTARGWETTVEALGRLTLADCLAPSVRYATEGYPVSEVVAAQWEHGEEVFEAVNARETYLFDGRAPDVGQWVTLPRLGRTLERLGEQGADLVYEGDVGEAIVETVRSAGGFLSMDDLSSFTPEFVDPVSTRYGGCEVYELPPNNQGLIALEALNVASEAGARDASGVERLHLLAEATKRAFHDGHRYITDDEFAEIPPLNSREWARRRAAEIGPDASDDVSFRPDTNAEDADTVLVCVADREGNVVSYINSRFAGFGSGLVAGETGIALQNRGASFSLDPTHPNRLEPTKKPFHTLIPGLLDFAPDETRDDWAAFGVMGGFMQPQGHVQVVSNLVDRDLPIQRALDEPRWRYREDGTLAVEERLESQTALARRGHDVRVLPASLFGGAQLVRRSGTVLSGATEPRKDGTVAAY from the coding sequence ATGCCAGCACCCGACCTCGACCGCTTCACCTCCCGACGGTCGACCGTCTACGGCTCCCGAGGGGTGGTCGCGACCAGCCAACCGCTCGCCGCCGAAGCCGGCGTCGAACTCCTCCGAGAGGGTGGCAACGCCTTCGACGCGGCCGTCGCGGCCGCCGCGGCCCTGAACGTCGTCGAGCCGACGAGCACTGGCCTGGGCGGAGACGTCTTCGCGCTGTACCGGACCGCCGACGGCGACGTCGGCGCGCTCCGCTCGTGCGGCGGTGCGCCCGCGTCGGCGACGCTCGACGCGGTTCGAGCGGCGGTCGGTGACGACGGCACACGAGACGACGAGGTCGAGATGCCGTTCCGCGGCCCCCACACCGTCACCGTCCCCGGTACGGCCCGGGGCTGGGAGACGACCGTCGAGGCGCTCGGGCGACTGACGCTGGCCGACTGTCTCGCCCCGAGTGTCAGATACGCCACCGAGGGGTACCCGGTGAGTGAGGTCGTCGCCGCCCAGTGGGAACACGGCGAGGAGGTGTTCGAGGCGGTGAACGCCCGCGAGACGTACCTCTTCGACGGCCGCGCACCCGACGTGGGGCAGTGGGTCACCCTCCCACGCCTCGGTCGCACGCTCGAACGTCTCGGCGAGCAGGGAGCCGACCTCGTGTACGAGGGCGACGTCGGCGAGGCCATCGTCGAGACGGTCCGGTCGGCGGGGGGCTTCCTCTCGATGGACGACCTCTCGTCGTTCACCCCCGAGTTCGTCGACCCCGTCTCCACCCGATACGGTGGGTGTGAGGTGTACGAACTCCCGCCGAACAACCAGGGGCTCATCGCGCTGGAGGCGCTGAACGTCGCGAGCGAGGCGGGCGCGCGGGACGCGTCGGGAGTCGAACGGCTCCACCTGCTCGCCGAGGCCACCAAACGCGCGTTCCACGACGGCCACCGGTATATCACCGACGACGAGTTCGCGGAGATTCCTCCGCTGAACTCCCGCGAGTGGGCGCGGCGACGCGCGGCAGAGATCGGGCCCGACGCGTCCGACGACGTCTCCTTTCGGCCCGACACCAACGCCGAGGACGCCGACACCGTCCTCGTCTGTGTCGCCGACCGGGAGGGGAACGTCGTCTCGTACATCAACTCCCGCTTTGCGGGCTTCGGCTCGGGGCTCGTCGCGGGCGAGACGGGCATCGCCCTGCAGAACCGCGGTGCGTCGTTCTCGCTCGACCCGACCCACCCCAACCGGCTCGAACCGACGAAGAAGCCGTTTCACACCCTCATCCCAGGACTGTTAGATTTCGCGCCCGACGAGACGAGAGACGACTGGGCCGCCTTCGGTGTCATGGGCGGGTTCATGCAGCCGCAGGGACACGTACAGGTGGTCTCGAACCTCGTCGACCGCGACCTCCCGATTCAGCGCGCCCTCGACGAACCGCGGTGGCGCTACCGCGAGGACGGCACGCTGGCCGTCGAGGAACGACTCGAGTCTCAGACGGCACTCGCCCGCCGCGGACACGACGTCCGCGTACTCCCGGCGTCACTGTTCGGCGGGGCCCAACTCGTCCGGCGCTCGGGGACGGTCCTCTCGGGGGCGACCGAACCCCGAAAGGACGGTACCGTCGCCGCGTACTGA
- a CDS encoding TMF family protein, with translation MHRRELLALCGLAGVSGCLGYDLVERETVSERRVRLAELEATVDAREARIAELEREVETLRRRLEGPRINAVSLVDGWERAGDVVVRSVDDVTAGDPLTVAVSFTYPIRGTSTGRVDVSLGVELTDADGERVARNDRTVRLFLDPDATLAELPVRFGEPGLSPGRYAATAHVTDRVTGLETTADAVGFRVR, from the coding sequence ATGCACAGACGGGAACTGCTCGCGCTCTGTGGGCTCGCCGGCGTCAGCGGCTGTCTCGGATACGACCTCGTCGAGCGCGAGACCGTCTCCGAGCGACGGGTCCGCCTCGCCGAACTGGAGGCGACCGTCGACGCACGCGAGGCGCGTATCGCCGAACTCGAACGGGAGGTCGAGACGCTCCGAAGACGGCTCGAAGGGCCACGAATCAACGCGGTCTCGCTGGTGGACGGGTGGGAGCGCGCCGGCGACGTGGTCGTCCGAAGCGTCGACGACGTCACGGCGGGCGACCCGCTGACCGTCGCGGTGAGCTTCACGTATCCGATTCGGGGTACCTCGACCGGGCGGGTAGACGTCTCGCTCGGGGTCGAACTGACCGACGCCGACGGCGAGCGGGTGGCCCGGAACGACCGCACCGTCCGACTGTTCCTCGACCCCGACGCGACCCTCGCCGAACTCCCCGTCCGGTTCGGCGAACCGGGGCTCAGTCCGGGACGGTACGCCGCGACGGCTCACGTCACCGACCGCGTGACCGGACTGGAGACGACGGCGGACGCCGTTGGCTTCCGCGTCCGATAG
- a CDS encoding coiled-coil domain-containing protein: protein MNRRDLLAVGALATLTGCLGYELQETERVAEQRVRLAELEATVEAREERIAELEAALETRETRLADIEASRDALARQVDGPRVNDVALVSEWNRLGDVVHRAVSGVERGGLAVVAVNFTTPVVGGESGQGAQAEAARRLTTVSVTLLDGDGRVVETRERELRYFVETGRLGETPLLFDTGGLSVGEYVAEAHVRDAVAGVESRPVATRFSVV from the coding sequence ATGAACAGACGCGACCTGCTCGCGGTGGGCGCGCTGGCGACGCTCACCGGATGCCTCGGCTACGAACTCCAAGAGACAGAGCGGGTCGCCGAACAGCGGGTCCGCCTCGCAGAACTCGAGGCGACGGTCGAAGCGCGCGAGGAGCGCATCGCCGAACTCGAGGCGGCCCTCGAGACGCGCGAGACACGGCTCGCCGACATCGAAGCCAGTCGCGACGCGCTGGCGCGACAGGTGGACGGGCCGCGGGTGAACGACGTCGCGCTCGTCTCGGAGTGGAACCGCCTCGGCGACGTCGTACACCGGGCGGTCTCGGGCGTCGAACGCGGCGGACTCGCCGTCGTCGCGGTGAACTTCACCACCCCGGTCGTCGGGGGTGAGTCCGGCCAGGGAGCGCAAGCGGAGGCGGCACGACGACTGACGACGGTCTCGGTGACACTGCTGGACGGAGACGGACGCGTGGTCGAAACGCGCGAGCGCGAGTTGCGCTACTTCGTCGAGACGGGGCGACTGGGGGAGACGCCGCTGCTGTTCGACACAGGCGGGCTCTCGGTCGGCGAGTACGTCGCCGAGGCGCACGTCCGAGACGCCGTCGCTGGCGTCGAGTCGCGACCGGTCGCGACGCGGTTCAGCGTCGTCTGA
- a CDS encoding ABC transporter ATP-binding protein — translation MSEAVDADRGASDDTLLRVEGLTKHFTQGEGLLSSVFGTETVKAVEDVSFDIQRGETLGLVGESGCGKSTLARTVLRLLAPTEGSVYFKGVDLAAMSGERLRQQRQDMQMIFQDPQSSLDPRMKVGPIVEEPMKAHGLYAGEREERARMLLNKVGLDPQHYNRYPHQFSGGQRQRVNLARALAVNPDFIVCDEPTSALDASIQAQVLNTMKQLQREFGLTYLFISHDLSVIRHISDRVAVMYLGQLVELAETDELFENPQHPYTDALLQSIPVPDPRATGARGVLAGDVPSPIDPPSGCRFRTRCPKLIAPEMEMRDTEWEQVRRFMRAVSRRTLALDDGERALRAEYFPDGTPTGEAGDAVAEALDAVLDDDVARADEVLTETFAEQSVCAREEPAYDVESTVGTGRHFAACHLHR, via the coding sequence ATGAGCGAGGCGGTCGACGCCGACCGGGGGGCGAGCGACGACACGCTCCTGCGCGTCGAGGGACTCACGAAGCACTTCACCCAGGGCGAGGGACTCCTCTCGAGCGTCTTCGGGACGGAGACGGTGAAGGCCGTCGAGGACGTCAGCTTCGACATCCAGCGCGGGGAGACGCTCGGGCTGGTCGGCGAGTCCGGCTGTGGGAAGTCGACGCTCGCGCGGACCGTCCTCCGCCTCTTGGCCCCCACCGAGGGCTCGGTGTACTTCAAGGGGGTCGACCTCGCGGCGATGTCGGGCGAGCGGCTCCGACAGCAGCGCCAGGACATGCAGATGATCTTTCAGGACCCTCAGTCCTCGCTGGACCCGCGGATGAAGGTGGGCCCCATCGTCGAGGAGCCGATGAAGGCCCACGGGCTGTACGCGGGCGAGCGCGAGGAGCGCGCGCGGATGCTCCTGAACAAGGTCGGCCTGGACCCACAACACTACAACCGCTACCCCCACCAGTTCTCCGGAGGACAGCGCCAGCGGGTGAACCTCGCTCGCGCCCTCGCGGTGAACCCCGACTTCATCGTCTGTGACGAGCCGACGAGCGCACTCGACGCGTCCATCCAGGCGCAGGTGCTCAACACGATGAAGCAGCTCCAGCGCGAGTTCGGCCTCACCTACCTGTTCATCAGCCACGACCTGAGCGTCATCAGACACATCTCCGACCGCGTCGCCGTGATGTATCTGGGGCAACTGGTCGAACTCGCCGAGACGGACGAGCTGTTCGAGAACCCACAGCACCCGTACACCGACGCGCTGTTGCAGTCGATTCCCGTGCCGGACCCCCGGGCGACGGGGGCGCGTGGCGTCCTCGCGGGCGACGTCCCCTCGCCCATCGACCCGCCCTCGGGCTGCCGGTTCCGGACGAGATGTCCGAAGCTCATCGCGCCGGAGATGGAGATGAGAGACACCGAGTGGGAGCAGGTTCGGCGGTTCATGCGTGCGGTCTCTCGGCGGACACTCGCGCTCGACGACGGCGAGCGAGCGCTTCGAGCGGAGTACTTCCCGGACGGGACCCCCACGGGGGAGGCGGGCGACGCCGTCGCGGAGGCGCTCGACGCGGTTCTCGACGACGACGTCGCCCGCGCCGACGAGGTGCTCACCGAGACGTTCGCCGAGCAGAGCGTCTGCGCCCGCGAAGAGCCCGCGTACGACGTCGAGTCGACGGTCGGCACCGGGCGGCACTTCGCGGCCTGCCACCTGCATCGGTGA
- a CDS encoding ABC transporter ATP-binding protein, which produces MTASDPLLRVENLQTRFYTEEGVVRAVDGVSFDVHGGEIVGLVGESGAGKSVATSSIMRLVEEPGEIVGGRVEFKGEPIVDIVEEGGERRRSDAMLSEREMRTRIRGREIAIIFQDPMEALNPVFTVGAQLREFIEINRNVSKAAAKEIAIDMLHEVGIPEPESRYESYPHQFSGGMRQRVLIAMALSCEPALIIADEPTTALDVTVEGQILDLVDDLQAKYDTAFIWVTHDMGVVAEVCDRVNVMYLGEIIEQAPVDDLFYETKHPYTEALLRSIPRPDRRVDELEPITGVMPEAINPPSGCRFHTRCPEAREVCPRVEPAYQEVETDHHVSCVKYEDVGYDESTPLDTEATNAFAASGLLDEEAETDGGSR; this is translated from the coding sequence ATGACCGCCTCAGACCCACTGCTCCGCGTCGAGAACCTACAGACCCGCTTTTACACCGAGGAGGGCGTCGTCCGCGCCGTCGACGGCGTCTCCTTCGACGTCCACGGGGGCGAGATCGTCGGCCTCGTCGGCGAATCGGGTGCCGGCAAGTCCGTCGCCACCTCGTCGATCATGCGGCTCGTCGAGGAACCGGGCGAGATCGTCGGCGGCCGCGTCGAGTTCAAGGGCGAACCCATCGTCGACATCGTCGAAGAGGGCGGAGAGAGACGCCGCTCCGACGCGATGCTCTCCGAACGCGAGATGCGCACGCGCATCCGCGGTCGCGAGATCGCCATCATCTTCCAGGACCCGATGGAGGCGCTCAACCCCGTCTTCACCGTGGGAGCCCAGTTGCGAGAGTTCATCGAGATCAACCGCAACGTCTCGAAGGCGGCGGCGAAAGAGATCGCCATCGACATGCTCCACGAGGTGGGCATCCCCGAGCCCGAGAGCCGATACGAGAGCTACCCCCACCAGTTCTCGGGCGGGATGCGCCAGCGCGTCCTCATCGCGATGGCGCTGTCGTGTGAACCCGCGCTCATCATCGCCGACGAGCCGACGACAGCGCTCGACGTGACCGTCGAGGGACAGATACTCGACCTCGTCGACGACCTCCAGGCGAAGTACGACACGGCGTTCATCTGGGTGACCCACGACATGGGCGTCGTCGCGGAGGTGTGTGACCGCGTCAACGTGATGTACCTCGGCGAGATCATCGAACAGGCACCCGTCGACGACCTGTTCTACGAGACGAAACACCCCTACACGGAGGCGCTCTTGCGGTCGATTCCCCGGCCCGACCGGCGGGTCGACGAACTCGAACCCATCACGGGCGTGATGCCCGAGGCCATCAACCCACCCTCCGGCTGTCGGTTCCACACCCGTTGCCCGGAGGCGCGGGAGGTCTGTCCCCGCGTCGAGCCCGCGTATCAGGAGGTCGAGACGGACCACCACGTCTCCTGCGTCAAGTACGAGGACGTGGGGTACGACGAGTCGACACCGCTCGACACCGAGGCGACGAACGCCTTCGCGGCGAGCGGACTCCTCGACGAGGAAGCCGAGACCGACGGGGGGAGCCGATGA
- a CDS encoding ABC transporter permease, whose protein sequence is MAQDTSSSTSTSNRTQQSWQGDVSDDGFDAANQPEARVGLRYTLSQVRRDPTALLGLGIIAFMTTVALVAFVDSIVFDVLADVAFFADLGVRQYVLVEAVWINPVNDPDNAEILLPPYGLTNELYPNQPGTLAHPLGTDHRGRDILARLFYGTRIAITVGIVSTGIAMVLGTLVGAVAGYYGGRIDDALMRAAEVLFAIPFLVLVIAFMTAFGRNLTFAMVGVGIATIPTFARLIRSRVLSVREEDFVEAARAAGVRDRNIILRHVIPNSFAPVLVQATLQVGINILIIAGLSFLGYGAQPPTPSWGQMLSASRNYMLPNPWFSIWPGIAILVTVVGFNLLGDGLRDALDPRINN, encoded by the coding sequence ATGGCACAGGACACCTCATCTTCGACCTCGACCTCGAACCGCACCCAACAGTCGTGGCAGGGCGACGTGAGCGACGACGGGTTCGACGCGGCGAACCAACCCGAAGCGCGCGTCGGCCTCCGCTACACGCTGTCGCAGGTCCGGCGCGACCCGACTGCACTCTTGGGTCTCGGCATCATCGCCTTCATGACCACCGTGGCGCTGGTCGCGTTCGTCGACAGCATCGTCTTCGACGTCCTCGCCGACGTCGCGTTCTTCGCCGACCTCGGCGTGAGACAGTACGTCCTCGTCGAGGCGGTCTGGATCAACCCCGTCAACGACCCGGACAACGCCGAGATACTGCTCCCACCGTACGGCCTGACGAACGAACTCTACCCGAACCAGCCGGGGACACTCGCACACCCCCTGGGGACGGACCACCGCGGCCGCGACATCCTCGCGCGTCTGTTCTACGGGACGCGCATCGCCATCACCGTCGGAATCGTCTCGACGGGTATCGCGATGGTACTCGGAACGCTCGTCGGAGCCGTCGCGGGGTACTACGGCGGCCGAATCGACGACGCGCTCATGCGCGCCGCGGAGGTGCTCTTCGCCATCCCCTTCCTCGTGCTCGTCATCGCGTTCATGACGGCGTTCGGCCGCAACCTCACCTTCGCGATGGTCGGCGTCGGTATCGCCACGATTCCGACGTTCGCGCGGCTCATCCGCTCGCGCGTGCTGAGCGTCAGAGAGGAGGACTTCGTCGAGGCCGCCCGCGCCGCCGGAGTCCGAGACCGGAACATCATCCTCAGACACGTCATCCCGAACAGCTTCGCGCCCGTTCTCGTGCAGGCCACACTCCAGGTCGGTATCAACATCCTCATCATCGCCGGCCTCTCGTTTCTCGGCTACGGGGCCCAGCCGCCGACGCCGTCGTGGGGACAGATGCTCTCGGCGTCGCGTAACTACATGCTCCCCAACCCCTGGTTCAGCATCTGGCCCGGCATCGCCATCCTCGTGACCGTGGTCGGCTTCAACCTGCTCGGCGACGGCCTGCGAGACGCACTCGACCCCCGAATCAACAACTAA